A genomic region of Cygnus atratus isolate AKBS03 ecotype Queensland, Australia chromosome 13, CAtr_DNAZoo_HiC_assembly, whole genome shotgun sequence contains the following coding sequences:
- the TEX11 gene encoding testis-expressed protein 11: MRGALRGGPGMAARRAAAEGLLRELLREEAPGRIAALTEELFRAAGSLGGEAGAGPEVEEGAISLWNWAVTKHMGSVINDEQRAKLRFVACRLVCLCEGSDPPEGTIRRQILMSMKTGKGWIDIGKADLADEFLEIALNSIEKLYTKLRKGSDGEADIHVHKADVEKDLFKVLSYQAESAVAQGDFQKAVMCVQRCKDMLMKLPKETCYLAILCYNFGVETYERKKYEQSSFWLSQSYDIGKMDMKYSVGKEMRAKVLRLLATAYFEWDCKQYLDKALKSISLANEENLHPAGFFLKVKILLKSGASDEEINSAVAEFMHHKLSLDFCLNAAKLLLENGRESVGFDFLNSVAERFESSPDLGKITLLYIEFLLQNKRELLAKQKVEEIIIGHYTGKQLLSETLNRLHIILWDTAAKHYEAKSYSEALHWYNYSVSFYTPGQIDQNLAKLQRNMASCYLHLKEVDKAKEAVKEAERCDPNSIFTQFSVYKIAVMEDDTDKAVEAVIEMGKLAEKSSQCEDKPTVDENTGTNLLSLAAQIALENEQQVVAIKALEYLSEHSRDCRQVFAALKCLVRLVLSKVVAENEEKRDKDIKSMLTYLTLAHRKLAESFTEENLARDIRTFEAHWFRKVAWNLAVQFKDCPEKMRDFFVLSFKLSQFCPSDKAVLIAQKTCLLMAAAIDLELGRQQVTSFEQMEFLTQALQHLQACKEIWKVLKLTGDFAKDPTDTLLLLYEFEAKSKLNDPTLNNLMESVWEQPQIEVKTLEIIASLAMEPPARYPVLCKKALQGALNLHRKQTAIDAVKFSKCLHSLINLSLPTGVTDLDAYVLQEVWGYFEDALSVISSTDGYPEVETLWLMTRAWNTGIFQYTIGKYKEAEQWCGLGMRFLNHLGSLKKTYEGHMVGLYSEVLDKLDRAKGFIPNEE; this comes from the exons GTTGAAGAAGGTGCAATAAGCCTGTGGAACTGGGCTGTGACCAAACACATGGGTTCTGTCATCAATGACGAGCAAAGAGCTAAAC TGCGATTTGTTGCTTGTAGACTGGTGTGCCTTTGTGAAGGCAGTGATCCTCCGGAGGGGACTATTCGAAGACAGATTTTG atgtCAATGAAAACTGGTAAAGGATGGATAGATATTGGAAAAGCTGATCTTGCTGATGAATTTCTAGAGATTGCCTTGAAC agcaTAGAAAAACTGTACACAAAGTTACGTAAGGGGAGCGATGGTGAAGCAGATATTCATGTGCACAAAGCTGATGTGGAGAAGGACCTCTTCAAAGTGCTCTCTTATCAGGCTGAATCA GCAGTTGCTCAAGGggattttcagaaagcagtgatGTGTGTGCAGCGCTGTAAAGATATGTTGATGAAGTTGCCAAAAGAG ACCTGTTACCTGGCAATCCTCTGTTACAACTTTGGGGTGGAAACCTATGAACGGAAGAAGTATGAACAGAGCTCCTTTTGGCTCAG CCAGAGTTATGATATTGGGAAGATGGACATGAAATATTCTGTTGGCAAAGAAATGCGg gctAAGGTGCTGCGATTGTTAGCTACAGCCTATTTTGAGTGGGATTGTAAGCAGTATCTTGACAAGGCATTGAAGTCTATAAGCTTGGCAAATGAG GAGAATTTGCAtccagcagggttttttttgaaagttaaaattcttcttaaaaGTGGAGCATCAGATGAAGAGATCAACTCAG CTGTTGCAGAATTCATGCACCATAAGTTGTCTTTAGACTTTTGTTTGAATGCTGCTAAACTGCTGCTGGAGAATGGAAG GGAATCAGTTGGGTTTGATTTTCTGAACTCTGTTGCTGAACGATTTGAATCTTCACCTGACCTTGGAAAAATAACCCTGCTCTACATTGAGTTCCTGTTGCAGAATAAGAGGGAGCTGCTTGCTAAGCAAAAGGTTGAAGAAATTATTATAG GTCATTATACTGGAAAACAGCTGTTGTCTGAAACCTTGAACCGGCTGCACATCATCTTGTGGGACACAGCTGCCAAACATTATGAG gCAAAAAGCTATTCTGAAGCTCTTCACTGGTACAACTATTCTGTCAGCTTCTACACACCTGGGCAAATAGATCAGAATTTGGCTAAGTTGCAGAGGAACATGGCTTCTTGCTATCTTCATCTGAAAGAAGTTGACAAG GCTAAAGAGGCAGTTAAAGAAGCAGAGAGGTGTGATCCAAACAGCATCTTTACCCAATTCAGTGTCTATAAGATTGCAGTGATGGAAGATGATACTGATAAAG CTGTGGAGGCAGTTATTGAAATGGGGAAGCTAGCAGAAAAGTCATCTCAATGTGAAGACAAGCCGACGGTGGATGAAAATACAGGCACTAACCTCCTGAGTTTAGCTGCCCAAATTGCTTTAGAG aatgaaCAACAAGTTGTGGCTATCAAAGCTTTGGAGTATTTATCTGAACATTCACGAGATTGCCGACAAGTATTTGCAGCTCTAAA atgCTTGGTTCGTCTCGTGTTGTCAAAGGTCgtagcagaaaatgaagagaaaag AGATAAAGATATCAAGTCAATGCTGACTTATTTGACCTTAg CTCACAGGAAACTTGCTGAGTCTTTCACAGAAGAGAATTTGGCAAGGGACATAAGGACCTTTGAAGCCCACTGGTTTAGAAAAGTTG CTTGGAACTTAGCTGTACAGTTCAAGGACTGCCCTGAAAAGATGAGGGATTTTTTTGTACTGTCTTTCAAG TTGTCCCAGTTTTGTCCTTCTGACAAAGCTGTTCTAATTGCTCAGAAGACATGCCTGTTAATGGCAGCTGCAATTGATCTGGAATTGGGGAGACAACAAGTAACGTCTTTTGAACAG ATGGAGTTTTTGACTCAGGCCCTTCAACATCTCCAGGCATGCAAGGAGATATGGAAAGTTCTGAAATTAACAG GAGATTTTGCTAAAGATCCCACAGatactttgctgctgctgtatgAATTTGAAGCAAAATCCAAACTTAATGATCCAACACTCAATAACCTTATGGAGTCAGTGTGGGAGCAGCCACAAATAGAGGTCAAGACGCTAGAGATCATTGCAT cattaGCAATGGAACCTCCAGCTCGGTATCCCGTACTGTGTAAGAAAGCTCTGCAGGGTGCATTAAACCTTCACAGAAAGCAGACTGCCATTGATGCTGTGAAATTTAG CAAATGCTTACATAGTTTGATTAATCTTTCTTTGCCAACTGGAGTAACAGACTTGGATGCTTATGTGCTGCAAGAGGTATGGGGCTACTTTGAAGATGCTCTGAGTGTAATCAGCAGCACA GATGGTTACCCAGAGGTGGAGACCCTTTGGTTGATGACAAGAGCCTGGAACACGGGAATATTTCAGTATACCATTGGTAAATATAAGGAAGCAGAGCAATGGTGTGGATTAGGAATGCGTTTCCTCAATCATCTAGGATCTCTGAAGAAAACCTATGAAGGCCAT ATGGTTGGTCTTTATAGTGAGGTTCTGGACAAATTGGACAGAGCAAAAGGGTTTATTCCAAATGAAGAATAA